GATTGTAGTATAAACGTTATTGCTTGCTTATGCTCTGTAGAGACAGCATCATGAAGGTCAATGGGAATATTATGGTTGAAATAGGGACAGAGATGTTTCTCATGCTAATTGAAAAGCCTTCAACATTGCACacgcatgccagatcttacaacgcctggataggtattgaacaaatcagctaaccacatcatggtcgtgttcccctgctcagacgttgcatgcatcaaccaatggttgcgtgtcACGTCATCGACTGTGCGGTCGTgcaccagattgctataacatatgtgGTTAGTTGATAAGTTAAACACCTAACCAGGCATCATTGTAAGATCTGGCATATATCAGTAATGTTCGAACAGGGGAACATGACCATAGCGATCTGATGCGCACGACTGCACAGTCGATGACATGCAACACCTGAACATCATAACATCTCCCTAACAGGGGTAGAGAACTCTTGCGCTGAGTCATATAACGAACATCTTTCAtgagacgcttttatccaaagcgacttagtcatgcgtgcACATATTTAAATAGTTTTTGTAACACAATCTTTACAAATTGTAATGGCTCTCTCTTAATCTACTAAATGTTAAACCAGCAACATGAAAATATGTTGTGGACTAGATTTGGTCCCTGTCCCCTATTTGAGAATCAGGGGTGGAACTTTGACGTTTTAGGTAGTTTCATAAGAGCTTAACTGAAGCCTATCCTTGAATGTGTTGTGATAAGGTGCTGTGGACAAATTTGAGCATCCTTGAAGACTGACAATCAGGTTTAATACAGAATGCTTCAGCGTGGACATACTGCACAACAGCTGTCAGTGAGGCTTTGATTCATCACAGTTACGTGCATTATCTTGCTTAGTTACCAGTAGGTACTTAGAGCCATGTCTTTTTCTTTCAAAATGGTGATTAGACCAAATTAAAGTTTGTCAATAACCAGCACATTGCTGATGACTACTGTGCACCCATGTCATCATTGTGTTGTCAATGTATTCCAGACTTCCTGGAGATGGTATCTCCTACTGTAATATTCTTTGCAGGTGGTGCATGATGATGTTACACTTTCACTACTGTGGTGTCATCCATTGGAGATATAGCCCAGGGCAGGTACAAGGGGCTCGCAGAGCAATTACTGCAGTAGTTTGACTATCATACTATTTCATTGTCATCACTAGTCAGTTGCTACCTAGGGCTATTCAGTTTGACTACAAAATAATGATCAATGGTGTGGAAGACATTTATTACATTTTACTGACAAGAAAAAAGTTAGAAATAAACATTCAGTGAACAGCTTCTTATAGTACATCCTACTCCTCTCCGGCTCCTGGTAGCACAATCTTGCTTGGGTCATAGTAGTTCTCTTCCATAAGAAGAAGACCTGCAGCCTCCCTCTGTGTGATCAACCTTTCTGCTTCCCTCCTGGCCCACTGCCTCATACTGGTGAGAAAAAGACAGGTCAAAAAGACTAATCAAATTGTGTTTGATGATCAATTCAATATAGCACAGTTGTTTGCCATAGTGAACATTGCTCTCCATTATACAAAAAAAATGAATCCCATTAGCACAGTATACATGATCCCCATTTTAGCTCCAAGATGCCATCAATTTGAAAAAAGGAAAAAGTAGACGGTGCCGATTTATCAGTGCATTGAACCGTGTCACGCCATTGTTTTAAAAACTAGATTGTTTTAGGATGTCTTCGTCCTATCTGAATTCCGACATCTATATGCACCGGTGTCATTTTTGGAGTCCAGGAACGCAGCATTGACTTGTGGAATTGACTGGTCTACTATCCAAAGTTCCATCAGTCCATTGTAATACAGCTTATTGTCCAATGTAGCTCCATTGGTAGCGCATGGTGCTTGCGATGCCAGAGTTTTGcatttgattcccacgggggaccagtacgaaaaaaAATATATGCAGTCACTActgtaagagcgtctgctaaatgactaaaatgtcctTTTGAAACCCTATTATTCAAAAATACTTTTCCAAAAGAAAATGTGAATTTGTGCTATGATAAGTATGCTCCTTTACCCCACATCAACTGGATACTGAAATAAAAAGAACCCAAAAGTTATacataagctttttgtgcatattttAATCAAATTGTGCACATTTGTGTACttcccttttagtgagcatttctcctttggcaagataatacatccacctgacaggttcgcgtatcaagaagctgaataaacagcatgatcattacacatgtgcaccttgtgctggggacaaaaggacacaaatgtgcagttgtcacacaacacaatgccacagatgtctcaagttcttagggagcgtgcaatttgcatgctgactgcaggaacgtccaccagagctattgacAGATAATTATATTCATTTTTTTCCCATAAGCCATCTCCATTGATTTAaggaatttggcagtatgtccaaccggcctcacaaacgcAGAACACGTAACCACACgagcccaggacatccacatttggcttcttcacctgtgagattgtctgagaccagccacctggacagctgatgaatctGTGTGCagaaatttggttgtgcaaaaACTgttagaaaccgtctcagggaagcccatctgtgtgctcgtcgtcctcaccagggtcttgacctgacggCAGTTCAGAGTCGTAACagagtgggcaaatgctcaccttaatggccactggcacagtggagaagtgtgctcttcatggatgaatcccagtttcaactgtaccgggtagATGGCTGACCGTAtatatggcattgtgtgggtgagtggtttgctgatgtcaacattgtaaagagtgccccatggtggcagtggggttatggtatttttaagcataagctacagacaacgaacacaattgcattttatcgatggcaatttgaatccacagagataccgtgacgagatcctggcCCATTGTCATGCTATTCATCCGCCacaatcacctcatgtttcagcatgataatgtctaagatctgcacacaattcctggatgcgcaaaatgttccagttcttccatggcctgcatactcaccagatatgtcacccattgagcatgttcagGAAGCTCTGGATcagtgtacgacagtgtgttccagttcccaccaatatctagcaacttcacacagacattgaagaggagtgggacaacattccacaggccacaatcaacaacctgatcaactctatgcgaaggagatgtcgtgCTGCATGGTTCTCTCCAACTGgttcctttttaaaaatgttttatttacgtatctgtgaccaacaaatgcatatctttattcccagttatgtgaagtgcatagattaaggcctaattcatttcaattaactgatttccttacatgaactgtaactcagtaaaacctatGAAATTGTTGTACAATTTgcccaataaaattgtatttttgttcaggCATTGCCTAGATCGGCCCATTTCTTCCAAACAGCATGTGTCAAAGCTATCTTGTAAGTATTCCCTCCCCCCCCAGGAACATCTGATGATTTGCATAAAGCTGGCCCTCAGTACACTCTGGTCACATCGCCAACTGTCGTATGGTAAGTCTCCTCACATCAGGAAAGGGCCTTTTTTTTAAGTGTCAGCTTCAtattcatctccagcaccaccccaacatcaacatacagttgaagtcagaagtttacatacaccttagccaaatacatttaatcccagtttcacaaatcctgacatttaatcctaataaaaacattccctgtcttaggtcagttaggaccaccactttattttaagaatgtgaaatgtcagaataataagagtgatttatttcatcttttttcattcatcacattcccagtgggtcagaagtttacatacactcaattagtatttggtagcattgcctttaaattgtttaacttgggtcaaacgtttcaggtagccttccacaagcttcccacaataagttggttgaattttggcccatccttcctgacagagctggtgtaactgagtcaggtttgtaggcctccttgctcgcacatgctttttcagttctgcccacacattttatataggattgaggtcagggctttgtgatggccactccaataccttgactttgttgtccttaagccattttgccacaactttggaagtatgcttggggtcattgtccatttggaagacccatttgcgaccaagctttaacttcctgactgatgtcttgagatgttgcttcaatatatctacatcattttcctgcctcatgatgccatctattttgtgaagtacaccagtccctcctgcagcaaagcacccccacaacatgatgctgccacccccgtgtttcacagttgggatggtgttcttaggcttgcaagcctccccctttttcctccaaacatatcaaTGGTctttatgaccaaacagttctatttttgtttcatcatacgagaggacatttctccaaaaagtacaatcttggtccccatgtgcagttgaaaaccgtagtctggcttttttaatggcggttttggagcagtggcttcttccatgctgagcggcctttcaggttatgtcgatgtaatactcattttactgtggctatagatacttttgtacccgtttcctccagcctcgtcacaaggtcctttgcggttgttctgggattgatttgcacttttcgtaccaaagtacattcatctcgaggagacagaacgtgtaaccttagtggtatgacggctgcgtggtcccatggtgttcatacttgcgtactattgtttgtacagatgaacgtggtaccttcaggcgtttggaaatttctcccaaggatgaaccagacatgtggaggtctacaattttttctaaggtcttggctgatttcttttcattttcccatgatgtcaagcaaaaaggcactgagtttgaaggtaggccttgaaatacatccacaggtaaactgCAAATTGactcatgtcaattagcctatcagaagcttctaaagccatgacatcactttctagaattttccaagctgtttaaaggcacagtcaacatagtgtatgtaaacttctgacccactggaattgtgatagtgaaataatctgtaaacaattgttggaaaaattactttggcatgcacaaagtagatgttctaacagacttgccaaaactatagtttgttaagacatttgtggagtggttgaaaaaactagttttaatgactccaacattagtgtatgtaaacttccgacttcaactatatgtgAAAACTTCaaatttctatgttttgtagtaacagtgttttgttttattttatttttacctttattttactaggcaagtcagttaagaacaaattcttattttcaatgacaacctaggaacagtgggttaactgcctgttcaggggcagaacgacatttgtaccttgtcagctcggggattcgaaacttgcaacctttcggttactaggccaacgctctaaccactaggctaccctgccaccccgtgTGCATTGcatactaattggttgatgatgttactacaaaacataaatgtgcagttttcacatatgttgaggttgtgctggagatgatgaatatttAAAAGTCCCTAGACTTATCTTCctctttttttactacaaaacatagaaacgtgcAATATTCACATGTTTATGTGGTGGTGGTtttgatgatgaatatgaagtagaGCAATTTTGGAATGTCCCTTTAACCGAAAATATCTGTTATAAAACATTCATCAGTGTAGTTTGGTTGCATTCATCTAGCTCGTTTTTTGTGGGGTCCTCCTAGCAGTGTTATATTTTTACTGTAGCTCGGCTTTTCAGTTGTCACTTACTCATTTTGCACCTACTTGCATCATTGTGCAAGTGATGAAGATCAAGCCACAAAGTAACAAAGAGGGATGTGCAGTGTGCTTAAACATACCCATGGTCTGGTAAATAGTGGATGAAGGTACCCCCAACCACAATAGCTATGGAGATGCCAAAGAAGAAGGCCATCCTCATGTTCCACTCGTCAACGACAGGATCCTGAGAGAACCCATGATAATCTCGATTCTGTAGAGATTTGAGATAGTTATTATGCTTTCATGCTACACTGGATTGTTTGCTAGCTAGTATTTGCTACACCTGAGTGCAGTTAGTGCCTAAATACTTCACTATGTTTGACTGAAGGAATGTGTATCGTTAAGTCGAACTACATTGAATGTGTAATATTGTCAATAATACCAGATATGAGCTGGCTAGCAAGAGTATGGTATTTCCGTTTAGATTCAGAACCAACTCACCTTCTCGAACGCGCTGACCTCTGCGTGTCCATGACTTTCCGTGGCACGTGAGGGCTGCAAATCCGATACAGTGGCCGAACCAGCAGCACCCGAGGGTGGAGATTGCGATACGAACCGAGCCCCAAACGCCGGATTTGTGCGAAAACGGGCCAAGGCAGGCCTAAACCGTGACAACCGGGCGAGCATTTTGACAGGGCAACACTGTCGTGTCGACCCGGCACCGGAATTTTTTGCCCTTTTCTTCAGCTTGTGGAACAGAAGCAGATCATTTCAAAAGAGGTTATTGATCGCCGCCTACTGGGCGGGATGTGTCTGCTGTCAGTGGATGTCACCTACCACGAGCACAGCCTACTGGAAATAATGAGATAAGGCAGTTAGTTGCGAAAATATATTTCTTATGAGGTGCAATGTTTGTTGAGCAAATATTGAATCAAATTCAAGATTTCAACGAAATAAAAAAATACGGGAAAAAACGAGCACCTTTGCCTTTCTAGCACTAACAACCGCACTTTTCTTttcttactagcactgactttgctgataaagGCTTTGAGAAGTTTAACTTATTATGGCTATGATTTGTGGTTATCTCGACTCGCAACCTTTTAGATGATCTGTAAATCGCTCTggttaagagcgtctgctaaattacaatttttttttttaaaggcaaacGTTATGCACTATTATTGGGCAAATTGCCAAAATTGCTTCATATATTTCCAGATTGCTTCATTCATACAGTGATTAGAATGACTGTCTTCAGAATGTAtggtatctctaatacactgccTGTCGCTTTTATACTATTTGAttacatattttttatttcactttcgtCTTTTATATTGCCTAAAGTCTGTAAGTCTTCTATgtttaaaacctctacaggatcggtgggtccccgtgggacggttgagctaacgtaggctaatgcgattagcataaGGTTGTAAGTaataagaacatttcccaggacatagacatatctgatattggcagaaatgattgttaatctaactgcactgtccaatttacagtagctatgaaagtgaaagaataccatgctattgtttgagagtgCACAGTTGtaaacttgaaaagttattaataaaccaattaggcacatttgggcagtcttgatacattttgaacagaaatgcaatggttcattggatcagtctaaaacgttgcacatgcactgctgtcatctagtggccaaaatttaaattgcgcctgggctggaataatacattatggcctttctcttgcatttcaaagatgattgtacaaaaaaatatatatatatatatttgtattatcttttaccagatcta
This genomic stretch from Oncorhynchus kisutch isolate 150728-3 linkage group LG24, Okis_V2, whole genome shotgun sequence harbors:
- the LOC109869564 gene encoding NADH dehydrogenase [ubiquinone] 1 beta subcomplex subunit 11, mitochondrial-like encodes the protein MLARLSRFRPALARFRTNPAFGARFVSQSPPSGAAGSATVSDLQPSRATESHGHAEVSAFEKNRDYHGFSQDPVVDEWNMRMAFFFGISIAIVVGGTFIHYLPDHGMRQWARREAERLITQREAAGLLLMEENYYDPSKIVLPGAGEE